From a region of the Vanrija pseudolonga chromosome 2, complete sequence genome:
- the sol1_1 gene encoding Prosolanapyrone synthase, whose translation MSTLPKSWITAGSRGLWQIKGWTTYSSIPYDVLPPVNAEDDFAFLRTLRPEQPAPSANGTNGHAAHTNGETNGETNSETNGETNGESNACSHGHHHTELDSCSSDEESEFEDVEDMHFEDEKNIDAELQKRIAEAAALGLEIPATFIDFFTNFRKLGKQIPTPTACFFSLGTSLIKVKGAPDNVRALRFLNDQQSCVFWLLVLEPGKPTAVISGYPLWDDEEDDEDEDDEADGAEAKEDAAEPATGDKKDEEDKVEVDKDDWDAQYQLAEPSICAPSFPEFMKRLFLENTLWFSLGGWNDENAPPAALKAELEAYRDAAAKAVEEGEVPAALGEDRF comes from the coding sequence ATGTCCACCCTGCCCAAGTCCTGGATCACAGCTGGCAGCCGCGGCCTCTGGCAGATCAAGGGATGGACCACGTACTCGAGCATCCCTTACGACGTCCTCCCACCCGTcaatgccgaggacgactttGCCTTCCTCCGTACGCTGCGGCCTGAGCAGCCTGCGCCATCGGCCAATGGCACGAACGGCCACGCGGCGCACACCAACGGCGAGACAAACGGCGAGACAAACAGCGAGACAAACGGCGAGACAAACGGCGAATCCAACGCCTGCtcccacggccaccaccacaccgagctcgacagcTGCTCGTCGGACGAAGAGTCCGAgttcgaggacgtcgaggacatgCATTTTGAGGACGAGAAGAACATTGATGCCGAGCTGCAGAagcgcatcgccgaggctgccgctcTGGGGCTCGAGATCCCCGCGACCTTCATCGACTTCTTCACCAACTTTcgcaagctcggcaagcAAATCCCCACCCCGACGGCGTGCTTCTTCAGTCTTGGCACGAGTTTGATCAAGGTCAAGGGCGCGCCGGACAACGTCCGCGCCCTCCGCTTCCTCAACGACCAGCAGAGCTGTGTCTTCTGGCTACTAGTGCTGGAGCCGGGCAAGCCGACGGCCGTTATTAGCGGGTATCCCCTttgggacgacgaggaggacgacgaggacgaggacgacgaggcggacggagctgaggccaaggaggacgcCGCTGAGCCGGCCACGGgggacaagaaggacgaggaggacaaggtcgaggtcgacaaaGACGACTGGGACGCCCAgtaccagctcgccgagccgtcgATCTGCGCCCCCTCCTTCCCCGAGTTCATGAAgcgcctcttcctcgagaACACGCTCTGGTTCTCGCTTGGCGGATGGAACGATGAGAATGCACcgcccgcggcgctcaaggccgagctcgaagcgTACCGCGATGCGGctgccaaggccgtcgaggagggcgaggtgccCGCGGCCCTAGGGGAGGACAGGTTCTAG
- the VIT1.2 gene encoding Vacuolar iron transporter 12, which translates to MSEKTSETLAPAAAVPLRLRAAPPSEVVWATTPVAETTQGIDRVELGPSASVDRCDADATSREVCCKELVSPDQRHLVDPAIVRDIIIGLSDGLTVPFALTAGLSGLGSPKLVVTAGLAELIAGAISMGLGGFLASKAELDHYRYLAAQTHANAARACDSELERKVSAILAPVGVGAGATRAVYNELRASEGHAVAGELPPAGRTRLLGVFRRPVAENASTGLTAFLLKFGEGLEPVPISRLWISAGTIGLSYFIGGLIPLIPYFFVHSTGFGLLLSAIVTGVILFLFGGFKTYFTGARGGVWGYAWGCVSTLIVGGLAAGAAFGLVKALGVKE; encoded by the exons ATGAGCGAGAAGACGTCCGAGACGCTTGcacccgccgctgctgtgcCCCTCCGcctgcgggcggcgccgccctccgaGGTGGTGTGGGCCACTACGCCGGTTGCAGAGACGACGCAAGGGATAGACCGGGTCGAACTTGGCCCTTCGGCATCTGTCGACAGGTGCGACGCGGACGCCACCTCCCGCGAGGTTTGCT GCAAGGAGCTCGTGTCGCCAGACCAGCGCCATCTCGTTGACCCGGCTATCGTACGCGACAT CATCATCGGCCTGAGCGACGGCCTCACCGTGCCGTTTGCGCTCACCGCCGGCCTGTCGGGCCTCGGCTCTCCCAAGCTGGTCGTTACGGCCGGCCTGGCAGAGCTCATCGCCGGCGCGATCTCGATGGGCCTCGGCGGGTTTC TCgcgtccaaggccgagctcgaccactACCGTTACCTCGCAGCGCAGACacacgccaacgccgcgcgcgcgtgcgactcggagctcgagcgcaaggTGTCTGCCATCCTTGCgccggtcggcgtcggcgctggggcCACGAGGGCGGTGTACAACGAGCTccgggcgagcgaggggcaTGCTGTGGCTGGCGAGCTACCGCCCGCTGGCCGCACACGGCTGCTCGGGGTATTCCGCCGCCCAGTCGCCGAGAACGCCAGCACGGGCCTCACGGCGTTCCTCCTCAAGTTCGGGGAAGGCCTCGAGCCCGTGCCCATCTCGCGCCTGTGGATCTCGGCGGGCACCATCGGCCTGTCCTACTTTATCGGCGGGCTCATCCCCCTAATCCCCTACTTCTTCGTGCACAGCACCGGgttcggcctgctgctgtctGCCATTGTGACGGGCGTGATTCTGTTCCTGTTTGGCGGGTTCAAGACGTACTTTacaggcgcgcgcggtggggTGTGGGGCTATGCGTGGGGGTGCGTTAGTACGCTTATTGTTGGTGGATTGGCTGCTGGAGCTGCGTTTGGGCTCGTCAAGGCTTTGGGAGTCAAGGAGTAG